A region from the Rosa rugosa chromosome 6, drRosRugo1.1, whole genome shotgun sequence genome encodes:
- the LOC133718230 gene encoding stemmadenine O-acetyltransferase-like encodes MEKIEVSIISRDTIKPSAASSSLLHPHKLSIIDQITPTMYVPVIFFYPITDPVFNLPRTLTDLKNTLSQTLTLYYPLSGRVKNNLYIDDFEAGVPYLEVRVNCNMIDFLKLPKTEWLNEFVPIQPYRKETISELLPLLGVQVNIFDYGIAIGVSLCHKLIDGETANCFLKSWVAAFRGCRDKIIHPNLSQAAVLFPPRADLPEKYVALMERWCFCERNVVTRRFVFNAKAISALQDEGKSEYVPEPSRVQALTSFLWKHQLAATRALSSGTSTRFSLAIQAVNLRSRMNMKTTLDNAIGNIFLWAPAFLELNYTTPESSDHKLCDLVNLLKESVKEYNSDYLETLKGEKGYGGMCDWLDLMDEGSSIEPALEIYSFSSWTRMFDQVDFGWGKPFWIGVTGKVQTTYTNSTVLVETQCENGIEAWVTLDQKRMAMLEQDPQFLAFASPTPGISMASSVGID; translated from the exons ATGGAGAAAATTGAGGTCAGTATCATTTCCAGAGACACCATCAAACCATCAGCTGCTTCCTCTTCACTACTTCACCCTCACAAGCTTTCCATCATCGATCAAATCACTCCCACAATGTATGTCCCGGTTATATTCTTCTACCCCATTACTGACCCCGTCTTCAATCTTCCTCGAACCTTAACCGACTTAAAAAACACTCTTTCCCAGACTCTCACTTTGTACTATCCACTATCCGGAAGGGTCAAAAACAACTTATACATTGATGATTTTGAAGCGGGTGTCCCCTACCTTGAGGTCCGAGTAAATTGTAACATGATTGATTTTCTAAAGCTTCCAAAAACCGAGTGGCTAAATGAGTTTGTTCCAATCCAACCATATCGCAAGGAAACAATATCTGAGCTTCTCCCCTTGCTTGGAGTTCAAGTCAACATCTTCGACTATGGAATAGCAATTGGTGTCTCCCTTTGTCACAAGCTCATCGATGGCGAAACAGCAAACTGTTTTCTCAAGTCCTGGGTTGCTGCTTTTCGTGGGTGTCGTGACAAAATCATTCATCCGAATCTCTCTCAAGCAGCAGTACTTTTCCCACCGAGAGCTGACTTGCCTGAAAAGTATGTAGCTCTGATGGAAAGGTGGTGCTTTTGCGAAAGAAATGTTGTTACAAGGAGATTTGTATTTAATGCGAAAGCCATATCTGCACTCCAAGATGAAGGCAAGAGCGAGTACGTGCCCGAGCCATCACGTGTTCAGGCCCTCACTAGTTTTCTCTGGAAACATCAACTCGCTGCTACTCGGGCATTATCATCAG GTACTTCAACAAGATTTTCTTTAGCAATCCAAGCGGTGAACTTAAGGTCACGAATGAACATGAAAACGACGTTGGACAATGCCATTGGAAATATTTTTTTGTGGGCTCCGGCATTCCTAGAGCTAAATTATACAACACCAGAGAGTAGTGATCATAAGTTGTGTGACTTGGTTAACTTGCTCAAAGAATCTGTCAAAGAATATAACAGTGATTACTTGGAGACTTTAAAGGGTGAAAAGGGATACGGAGGCATGTGCGATTGGCTAGATTTGATGGACGAGGGGAGTTCTATAGAACCAGCACTAGAGATTTATTCATTCTCGAGCTGGACTAGAATGTTTGACCAAGTTGATTTTGGATGGGGGAAGCCATTTTGGATTGGAGTCACGGGGAAAGTTCAAACTACATATACCAATTCCACAGTATTAGTTGAAACACAATGCGAAAACGGAATTGAAGCGTGGGTGACTCTAGATCAAAAGCGAATGGCTATGCTAGAACAAGATCCCCAGTTTTTAGCATTTGCATCTCCAACCCCCGGGATTTCAATGGCCTCTTCAGTAGGTATTGATTAA